The following coding sequences lie in one Falsibacillus albus genomic window:
- the pabC gene encoding aminodeoxychorismate lyase — MYIFLNGKMVLKEQAEISPFDHGYLYGIGAFETFRTYDGHPFLFDDHLSRLEDALKQLNIDMIPEKSVLLEQIRRLSIANELPDSYLRINVSAGIGEIGLQTTPYSNPTTIIFQKKLPSTLQQLQEKKGKLLKVKRNTPETAERLKSHHYLNNIVAKREIADQPLTEGIFLNEHDYVAEGITSNIFWIKNQTLYTPAIETGILKGITRQYILTIAPLLNLKSEEGFYSKEALLDADEVFFTNSIQEAIPVNDIAGIEFPGKNGGFFRKIHQQYRMHSGSLWGRSEIFDNGGQQ, encoded by the coding sequence ATGTACATTTTCTTGAACGGAAAAATGGTATTGAAAGAACAAGCGGAAATCTCCCCGTTTGACCATGGATATTTGTATGGAATCGGGGCTTTTGAAACGTTCAGGACTTATGATGGGCATCCCTTTTTATTTGATGACCACCTGTCCCGCCTGGAGGATGCATTAAAACAGTTGAATATTGATATGATCCCGGAAAAATCCGTTCTTCTAGAGCAGATCCGGCGCCTATCGATAGCCAATGAGCTGCCGGACTCCTATTTACGGATAAATGTGTCTGCCGGCATCGGGGAGATCGGTCTGCAAACAACCCCTTATTCGAATCCGACGACTATCATCTTTCAAAAAAAATTGCCGTCGACACTGCAGCAACTTCAGGAAAAAAAGGGGAAGTTGTTGAAGGTCAAAAGAAATACGCCAGAAACAGCAGAGCGGTTGAAATCCCATCACTATTTAAATAACATCGTCGCCAAAAGGGAAATTGCAGATCAACCATTAACAGAAGGCATTTTCCTTAATGAACACGATTATGTAGCAGAAGGAATCACCAGTAATATTTTTTGGATCAAAAATCAAACATTATACACTCCCGCAATAGAAACGGGAATATTAAAGGGTATAACTCGGCAGTATATCCTAACGATTGCCCCTTTATTGAACTTGAAGTCAGAAGAGGGATTTTACTCGAAGGAAGCCTTGTTGGATGCGGACGAAGTTTTCTTCACGAACTCCATTCAAGAAGCAATACCTGTGAATGATATTGCTGGAATTGAATTCCCCGGAAAGAATGGGGGTTTCTTCCGTAAGATACATCAACAGTACAGAATGCACTCCGGTTCTTTATGGGGCCGAAGTGAGATTTTTGATAATGGGGGACAACAATGA
- a CDS encoding anthranilate synthase component I family protein — MQKKKLIYEKSSCSYQHFFNKYEELSSGSSYHVLLESGRGGRYSFAGLNPFAKLVAAENGLEVETEGTKQFINGDPLLLLYDWLEQHQTHKHQGIPDFQGGLIGFISYDYVRYIENLPSIAEDDLSIPDLYFLAFDEWVAFDHLENEIWAMKLIEDENEEKAGAAALLQRWKENGKQISVANTGFDEKMDDGASVSMTEQMFMEAVEAIREYIASGDVFQVNLSVRQSKLLSVQPFQVYKQLRALNPSPYMSFIHTPDFEIVSGSPELLVKKSGMDLSTRPIAGTRSRGKNHEEDLQLASELIHNEKERAEHVMLVDLERNDLGKVCRYGTVHVDEFMVIEKYSHVMHIVSNVRGELAEDCGGADVIRAVFPGGTITGAPKIRTMEIIEELEPVKRGLYTGSIGWIGFNGDLELNIVIRTMLAQSGLAHIQAGAGIVIDSNPKHEYKESLKKAAALWKAIELAEAEGDRHDLND; from the coding sequence GTGCAGAAGAAAAAGCTTATCTATGAAAAATCATCCTGCAGCTATCAACATTTTTTTAATAAATATGAGGAATTATCGTCTGGGTCTTCCTATCATGTCCTTTTGGAAAGCGGAAGGGGAGGGCGGTACAGCTTTGCCGGGCTGAATCCCTTTGCCAAGCTTGTCGCTGCCGAGAATGGACTTGAGGTGGAAACAGAAGGAACAAAGCAGTTTATTAATGGTGATCCTCTCCTTTTGCTGTATGATTGGCTGGAACAGCATCAAACTCATAAGCATCAGGGGATTCCTGACTTTCAGGGAGGGTTGATCGGCTTTATCAGTTATGACTATGTCCGTTATATCGAAAATCTTCCTTCTATTGCGGAAGACGATTTGTCCATTCCTGATCTATATTTCCTCGCTTTCGATGAATGGGTTGCATTTGATCATTTGGAAAACGAAATTTGGGCAATGAAGCTGATAGAGGATGAAAACGAAGAAAAGGCAGGGGCGGCCGCACTCCTTCAAAGGTGGAAAGAGAACGGCAAACAAATATCTGTAGCAAATACAGGATTCGACGAAAAGATGGATGATGGTGCCTCGGTTTCGATGACCGAACAAATGTTCATGGAGGCAGTGGAAGCCATCAGGGAATATATCGCGAGCGGGGATGTGTTTCAGGTAAATTTATCTGTTCGCCAATCGAAATTACTATCTGTTCAGCCTTTTCAAGTGTACAAACAGCTTCGGGCTTTGAACCCTTCTCCTTACATGTCCTTTATCCATACGCCTGATTTTGAAATTGTTTCCGGGTCTCCCGAACTGCTAGTGAAAAAATCGGGAATGGATCTCAGTACAAGGCCGATAGCAGGGACGCGTTCACGAGGAAAAAATCATGAGGAGGACCTCCAGCTTGCATCAGAACTCATCCATAATGAAAAGGAACGGGCGGAGCATGTCATGCTGGTCGACCTTGAGCGTAATGACCTTGGGAAAGTGTGCAGATATGGAACGGTTCATGTCGATGAATTTATGGTTATCGAAAAATACTCCCATGTGATGCATATCGTATCGAATGTAAGGGGAGAATTGGCGGAAGACTGCGGCGGAGCAGATGTCATCCGTGCTGTTTTTCCCGGGGGGACAATTACCGGTGCGCCCAAAATAAGGACAATGGAAATCATAGAAGAACTCGAGCCGGTAAAAAGGGGCCTATATACGGGTTCGATCGGATGGATTGGTTTTAATGGTGACCTGGAGCTGAATATCGTCATCAGGACGATGCTCGCCCAAAGTGGACTTGCCCATATCCAAGCAGGTGCAGGGATTGTCATTGATTCCAATCCAAAACATGAGTATAAGGAATCTTTAAAAAAAGCAGCGGCTTTATGGAAGGCAATCGAGCTGGCGGAAGCGGAAGGTGATCGACATGATCTTAATGATTGA
- the cysK gene encoding cysteine synthase A: MARIANSITDLVGQTPIVKLNRMVGEDSADVYVKLEYMNPGSSVKDRIALAMIEAAEKAGKLNPGDTIVEPTSGNTGIGLAMVAAAKGYRAVLVMPDTMSMERRNLLRAYGAELELTPGAEGMKGAIKKAEELVKEKGYFMPQQFQNEANPEVHRLTTGKEIVEQMGDQLDAFIAGIGTGGTITGAGQVLKEKYPDVKIYAVEPTDSPVLSGGKPGPHKIQGIGAGFVPDILNTGIYDGVLTVDNEEAFAAARRAAKEEGILGGISSGAAIHAAMGVAKQLGKGKKVLAIIPSNGERYLSTPLYQFD; this comes from the coding sequence ATGGCAAGGATTGCGAATTCAATTACTGATTTGGTTGGTCAAACACCCATTGTGAAACTGAATAGAATGGTCGGAGAAGATAGTGCAGATGTATATGTGAAGCTCGAATATATGAATCCAGGGAGCAGCGTAAAGGATCGCATCGCTTTGGCGATGATTGAAGCTGCTGAAAAAGCAGGGAAACTCAACCCTGGGGATACCATCGTTGAGCCGACAAGCGGAAATACAGGGATTGGCCTGGCCATGGTTGCTGCAGCAAAAGGCTATCGTGCTGTTTTGGTGATGCCTGATACGATGAGCATGGAGCGACGGAACCTGCTGCGTGCATATGGAGCCGAGTTGGAATTGACCCCTGGTGCGGAGGGGATGAAAGGAGCAATTAAAAAGGCTGAAGAGCTTGTAAAAGAAAAAGGCTATTTCATGCCGCAGCAATTCCAAAACGAAGCCAACCCTGAAGTTCATCGATTAACAACCGGAAAAGAAATCGTCGAGCAAATGGGGGATCAATTGGATGCGTTTATTGCGGGCATCGGAACGGGCGGTACCATCACTGGTGCAGGTCAGGTTTTGAAAGAAAAATATCCTGATGTGAAAATCTATGCAGTTGAACCAACCGATTCACCCGTTCTTTCAGGTGGTAAGCCAGGTCCACATAAAATTCAAGGAATCGGTGCAGGGTTTGTTCCTGATATACTGAATACGGGCATTTACGACGGGGTTTTGACCGTAGATAATGAAGAAGCGTTTGCTGCGGCCCGCCGTGCGGCCAAAGAAGAAGGCATCTTGGGCGGCATCTCCTCGGGTGCAGCAATCCATGCGGCCATGGGCGTGGCGAAACAGCTTGGAAAAGGAAAAAAAGTCTTGGCCATCATCCCAAGCAACGGTGAACGATACTTAAGTACGCCGCTATACCAATTTGACTAA
- the pabA gene encoding aminodeoxychorismate/anthranilate synthase component II: MILMIDNYDSFTFNLVQYLGELGEEIVVKRNDKISIEEIKALNPDFLMISPGPCSPNEAGISMDAIRYFAGKIPMFGVCLGHQSIAQVFGGEVVRSGKLMHGKTSEVIHDQKTIFQNIPSPFTATRYHSLIVKKESLPDCLEISAWTSEGEIMAIRHKEFPIEGVQFHPESIMTDEGKTLLKNFFQTTRGEMAACTFS; encoded by the coding sequence ATGATCTTAATGATTGACAACTATGATTCATTTACCTTCAACCTCGTTCAATATTTGGGTGAATTGGGGGAAGAGATCGTCGTGAAAAGGAACGATAAAATTTCGATTGAAGAAATTAAAGCGTTGAACCCCGATTTTCTGATGATATCACCGGGCCCATGCAGTCCGAATGAAGCGGGGATCAGTATGGATGCGATACGTTATTTTGCCGGAAAGATCCCTATGTTCGGGGTGTGCCTCGGACATCAATCCATAGCCCAGGTATTTGGTGGAGAAGTGGTCCGCTCGGGAAAATTAATGCATGGAAAAACATCTGAGGTCATCCATGACCAGAAAACCATTTTCCAGAACATCCCCTCTCCTTTTACTGCAACCAGGTATCATTCTTTGATCGTCAAAAAGGAATCGCTGCCTGACTGTTTGGAAATATCGGCTTGGACAAGCGAAGGAGAGATCATGGCGATCAGGCATAAGGAATTTCCCATTGAAGGTGTTCAGTTTCATCCTGAGTCCATTATGACGGATGAAGGAAAAACGTTATTGAAAAACTTCTTTCAAACGACCAGGGGAGAGATGGCGGCATGTACATTTTCTTGA